One window of the Anomalospiza imberbis isolate Cuckoo-Finch-1a 21T00152 chromosome 12, ASM3175350v1, whole genome shotgun sequence genome contains the following:
- the LOC137481213 gene encoding leukotriene B4 receptor 1-like: MSQNEESSGNSTWNIVRSVVCIILGLSFIIGTPGNCIVIWTVCTKMKQLSLSVLLILNLAIADVLVLITLPIWIYSFADSWVFGVIFCKMLVFIIYCSMYASIFLITALSLERLLAVFYPFTIQTYRRKEKISLIVFLIWFLSIAFGISVIPFQETEETNGRLLCTCRNYSSNRQKVSYLLLETLAGFVIPFLIICTCYVCVARRISRMTYQSKQRSERLIASVVVAFILCWFPHHIFNILDIISIEIELSNEEMSLALEEIVDKGVYISGALVFISSCINPLLYAFAARRFQNHLRFAKMSKLFEQISQTVTEEDKKRSLVVAKHEDPLVGTENL; the protein is encoded by the coding sequence ATGAGTCAAAatgaggaaagcagtggcaaCTCAACATGGAATATTGTGAGGTCAGTAGTCTGCATAATACTGGGCTTGTCATTTATAATTGGCACCCCTGGAAACTGCATTGTCATCTGGACTGTTTGTACAAAAATGAAGCAACTGTCTCTTTCAGTCCTGCTGATCTTGAACCTGGCCATTGCTGATGTCCTTGTACTGATCACTTTACCAATCTGGATTTACTCTTTTGCTGATTCATGGGTTTTTGGAGTCATCTTCTGCAAAATGCTGGTTTTCATTATTTACTGCAGCATGTATGCCAGTATATTTCTGATCACAGCACTCAGCTTGGAGCGGCTACTGGCAGTGTTTTACCCTTTCACAATTCAAacatacagaagaaaagaaaaaatttctttgatTGTGTTCCTCATTTGGTTCCTGTCTATTGCCTTTGGCatttctgtcattccatttcaAGAGACAGAAGAAACGAATGGTCGACTTCTATGCACATGTCGCAACTACTCTTCTAATAGACAGAAAGTGTCCTATCTTCTGCTGGAGACCCTTGCAGGTTTTGTAATCCCTTTCTTAATTATTTGCACTTGTTATGTGTGTGTTGCAAGAAGAATAAGCAGAATGACTTACCAATCCAAGCAGCGATCGGAACGCCTCATTGCCAGCGTTGTGGTGGCATTCATTCTGTGCTGGTTCCCTCACCACATCTTTAACATCCTGGATATCATTTCAATTGAAATAGAACTCTCTAATGAGGAGATGTCTTTGGCACTGGAAGAAATTGTAGACAAGGGAGTGTACATCTCTGGAGCACTTGTATTCATCAGTAGCTGTATTAACCCTCTGCTTTATGCTTTTGCTGCACGAAGGTTTCAGAACCACCTGAGGTTTGCCAAGATGTCAAAGCTGTTTGAACAGATCAGTCAGACTGTAACAGAGGAAGACAAGAAAAGAAGTCTGGTTGTAGCCAAACATGAAGATCCTTTGGTAGGCACAGAAAATCTCTAA